From one Rhopalosiphum padi isolate XX-2018 chromosome 2, ASM2088224v1, whole genome shotgun sequence genomic stretch:
- the LOC132919514 gene encoding dnaJ homolog subfamily C member 2, with protein MKDKEKPSILNVQHRTVETVGPWILRYLSGSTVQDKCLTNGEEIEDTNESFIDEESQADTIYLKTLDPKEWKDQDHYQVLGLSKLRYKATEAQIKTAYRRRVLNHHPDKRKKLGEKVQGDDDYFTCITKAWETLGNKTKRRAYDSIDPKFDNSIPSKETAKKSDFFELFGPVFVRNSMWSEQNSVPLLGDINSSRDHVDRFYNFWYGFNSWREFSYLDEEDREQASDREERRWIEKQNRANRTKLKKEESTRIRQLVDLAYANDPRLLKFKKEEQERKAAVKQAKKDAIRQKQEEEIRLREEEEAKVQKEKEEREAAEKAQRNALKAEKDSQKKALKKERKHIRDLCKTNNYYIQNGDNVIEIMSGVEKICDQLSAIQLKQLARALQIEGRKALIEKLKQMECRVEMNNVIKNDTKIVEKNNNDWETDDVQLLIKAVNLFPAGTNQRWEAVANFINQHSKNGERNAKQVLAKAKSLQSTNYTDNALKSEMNANAYDQFEKEKKCESQIPEVVSERPVGWSADEQKLLEQALKTYPNAVKERWDRIAECVPTRTKKECMKRYKEIVEIVKAKKAAQV; from the exons atgaaagaCAAAGAGAAACCAtcaatattaaatgttcaacATCGTACAGTTGAAACAGTCGGACCATGGATATTGAGATATTTATCAGGCTCAACTGTTCAAGATAAATGTTTAACTAATGGTGAAGAAATAGAAGATACAAATGAATCATTTATCGATGAAGAAAGTCAAGCCGATACAATTTATCTAAAAACTTTAGATCCTAAGGAATGGAAAGATCAAGATCATTatca AGTTTTAGGACTATCAAAATTACGATATAAAGCCACTGAAGCACAAATCAAAACTGCTTATAGGCGTAGAGTTCTTAATCATCATCCGGATAAAAGAAAAAAGCTTGGCGAGAAAGTTCAAGGAGATGATGATTATTTTACATGCATCACTAAAGCTTGGGAAACTCTTggaaataaaactaaaagacGTGCATATGATTCAATTGATCCTAAATTTGACAATAGTATTCCTTCTAAAGAAACAGCAAAAAAATCTGACTTTTTTGAACTATTTGGGCCGGTATTTGTTCGTAATAGTATGTGGTCAGAACAAAATTCTGTACCCCTTTTAGGAGATATAAATAGTAGCCGTGATCATGTTGATCGTTTCTACAATTTTTGGTATGGTTTCAATTCATGGAGAGAATTTTCATATCTTGATGAAGAAGATCGTGAACAGGCCTCAGATCGTGAAGAACGAAGAtggattgaaaaacaaaatcgtGCAAATCGTACTAAGCTAAAAAAAGAAGAGAGTACTCGTATTAGGCAGTTAGTTGACTTAGCATATGCTAATGATCCaagacttttaaaatttaaaaaggaaGAACAAGAACGTAAAGCAGCTGTGAAACAAGCCAAAAAAGACGCAATAAGACAAAAACAAGAAGAAGAAATTAGGTTAAGAGAAGAAGAAGAAGCTAAAgtacaaaaagaaaaagaagaacGTGAAGCTGCAGAAAAAGCACAACGAAATGCTCTTAAGGCAGAAAAAGATAGTCAAAAGAAAGCTTTGAAAAAGGAACGTAAACATATAAGAGATTTatgcaaaacaaataattactatatacaaAATGGTGAtaatgttattgaaataatgtcTGGTGTTGAAAAAATTTGTGATCAACTTTCTGCCATACAGCTTAAACAATTGGCCAGGGCTCTTCAAATAGAAGGTCGTAAAGCATTAATAGAAAAACTTAAACAAATGGAATGTAGAGTTGAaatgaataatgttattaaaaatgataccaaaattgttgaaaaaaataataatgattgggAAACAGATGATGTTCAATTATTGATAAAAGCGGTAAATTTGTTTCCAGCTGGTACAAACCAACGTTGGGAAGCTGTGGCAAATTTTATCAACCAACATAGTAAGAATGGTGAACGAAATGCCAAACAAGTATTAGCAAAAGCTAAATCTCTTCAAAGTACTAACTACACTGATAATGCTTTAAAATCTGAAATGAATGCCAATGCATATGATCAatttgaaaaggaaaaaaaatgtgaatcaCAAATACCTGAAGTGGTTTCAGAACGTCCGGTTGGATGGTCAGCAGATGAGCAAAAATTATTGGAACAAGCTCTTAAAACATATCCAAATGCAGTAAAAGAACGTTGGGATAGAATAGCAGAATGTGTTCCAACAAGAACGAAAAAGGAATGTATGAAAAGATATAAAGAAATTGTTGAAATAGTTAAAGCCAAAAAAGCTGCTCAAGTGTAA
- the LOC132919512 gene encoding DNA replication licensing factor MCM4 yields MSGRTPQRNGNTTPRGGQTPSRNNAATPRGQTPRNNATTPRGRTPTRNGTTTPREGRTPSRNNMTPRVNGRSPHTRTPGSISSRRSGAIVSEASSPARRFMTSPLQGLRTSEVDLSSPINYGSPLSSVDSRATGFTMRSGGSVQRNNLSVNRRQRQVDITNYENGAPRPDNENQDVAPNLVIWGTDVVVDKCRLRFQNFIETFCVDETELPHYMAKLSNVLEMEIPYVDINCAHLHQFDSELYQQLICYPQEVIPVFDTVVNEVFFTKYPAADLTHVTKALQVRPFNVQKTKNMRFLNPEDMDQLITVSGMVIRCSDIIPEMRDAFFRCIVCSYTTIVEIDRGNIAEPTLCPHCNTNHCFELIHNQSNFTDKQLTKLQESPDEMPAGQTPHTVNLYSYNELIETVQAGDRVSVTGIYRAVPMQVNPRMRNFRSVYRTHIDILHFLKSNDSRISFAVEEKNKISEERIEVLRQLSKTVDIYDRLSNTLAPSIYENCDIKKGILMQLFGGTRKTSKKKNHLRSEINILLCGDPGTSKSQFLSYVYDIVPRSQYTSGKGSSAVGMTAYVIRDPETRQLVLQTGALVLADNGVCCIDEFDKMSESARSVLHEVMEQQTLSIAKAGIICQLNARTSILAAANPCESQWNKNKTIIENIQLPHTLLSRFDLIFLMLDPQNEQYDRRLANHLVSLYYKNEHYERDEQMDTSLLQDYITYGRETFQPILNEESRQKLIQYYVNMRTVGSGRGQVSAYPRQLESLIRLSEAHAKMRYSNVVEMKDVDEAWRLYREALKQSATDPLSGKIDVGILTTGLSSTDRQRRHDLAEYLAKVISSQPKSTIFNYQKLLSETKLAFQFQVTRDMFDDALKEVQDLGQIIVTGRTTIRSI; encoded by the coding sequence atgTCTGGTCGCACTCCTCAAAGAAATGGTAACACTACGCCAAGAGGAGGACAAACTCCTTCTCGAAATAATGCTGCTACTCCAAGAGGACAAACTCCTCGAAATAATGCCACTACTCCAAGAGGTAGAACTCCAACAAGAAATGGTACTACTACTCCAAGAGAAGGAAGGACTCCTTCCAGAAATAACATGACTCCAAGAGTTAATGGTCGTTCACCACATACTAGAACACCGGGTTCCATTTCCAGTCGTCGTTCAGGTGCTATAGTCTCTGAAGCATCCTCACCAGCTCGTCGTTTTATGACAAGTCCTTTGCAAGGTTTACGTACCAGTGAAGTAGACCTTAGTTCTCCTATAAATTATGGCTCTCCTCTAAGTTCTGTAGATTCTCGTGCTACAGGTTTCACAATGCGTAGTGGTGGTTCAGTTCAAAGAAATAACTTATCAGTTAATCGTCGGCAAAGGCAAGTGGatataacaaattatgaaaatgGAGCTCCTCGTCCTGATAATGAAAATCAAGATGTTGCTCCCAATTTAGTCATATGGGGTACAGATGTTGTAGTTGATAAATGCCGTTTAAGATTCcaaaattttattgaaacattttgTGTCGATGAAACTGAATTGCCTCATTATATGGCTAAATTAAGTAATGTTTTGGAAATGGAAATCCCATATGTAGATATTAATTGTGCTCACTTACATCAATTTGATTCTGAACTTTATCAACAATTAATATGCTATCCGCAAGAAGTTATCCCAGTATTTGATACAGTTGTTAATGAAGTATTTTTCACTAAATATCCAGCTGCTGACTTGACTCATGTCACTAAGGCTCTTCAAGTGCGTCCttttaatgtacaaaaaacTAAGAATATGCGATTCCTTAATCCCGAAGATATGGATCAGCTAATAACTGTTTCAGGAATGGTAATTCGATGTAGTGACATTATACCTGAGATGCGTGATGCATTTTTCCGATGTATTGTATGTTCTTATACAACTATTGTAGAAATTGATCGTGGTAATATTGCTGAGCCAACTCTATGCCCCCATTGTAATACTAATCATTGTTTTGAATTAATACATAACCAATCTAATTTTACTGATAAACAATTGACTAAACTTCAAGAATCCCCTGATGAAATGCCTGCTGGTCAGACTCCACATACTGTAAATTTATACTCCTATAATGAGCTTATTGAAACTGTGCAAGCTGGTGACCGTGTATCTGTTACGGGTATTTATCGAGCTGTTCCAATGCAAGTAAATCCTAGAATGAGGAACTTCCGAAGTGTATACAGGACTCACATTGAcattttacactttttaaaaagtaatgataGCCGTATATCATTTGctgttgaagaaaaaaataaaataagcgaGGAACGAATTGAAGTATTACGACAATTATCTAAGACAGTAGATATCTACGATAGACTGTCAAATACTTTGGCACCTTCTATATATGAAAATTGCgatataaaaaaaggtatacTTATGCAACTATTTGGTGGTACTCGAAAAACCtctaaaaagaaaaatcatttaagatctgaaataaatatactgTTATGTGGTGATCCAGGTACAAGTAAATCACAATTTTTATCTTATGTTTATGATATTGTACCTAGAAGTCAGTATACTAGCGGTAAAGGTTCTTCAGCTGTCGGTATGACGGCCTATGTAATTAGAGATCCAGAAACCAGACAATTGGTTTTACAAACCGGGGCTTTAGTTTTAGCTGACAATGGAGTTTGTTGCATTGATGAATTTGATAAAATGAGCGAATCGGCCAGGAGTGTATTGCATGAAGTTATGGAACAACAAACTTTGAGTATTGCCAAAGCAGGTATTATTTGTCAATTAAACGCTAGAACTTCCATTTTAGCTGCAGCAAACCCATGTGAATCGCAGTGGAATAAAAATAAgactataatagaaaatatacaacTCCCTCACACTCTATTATCcagatttgatttaatatttttaatgttggaTCCACAAAATGAACAGTATGATAGAAGATTAGCCAATCACTTGGTATCTTTGTATTACAAAAACGAACATTACGAACGTGATGAGCAAATGGATACTAGCTTACTTCAAGATTATATAACTTATGGACGAGAAACATTTCAACCTATTTTAAATGAGGAAAGCAGGCAAAAACTTATtcagtattatgtaaatatgagAACTGTTGGAAGTGGTAGAGGACAAGTATCAGCATATCCAAGACAGTTAGAATCTTTGATTCGGTTATCAGAAGCTCATGCTAAAATGAGATATTCAAACGTTGTGGAAATGAAAGATGTTGATGAAGCTTGGAGATTATATAGAGAAGCACTTAAGCAAAGTGCTACAGATCCTCTTTCTGGAAAAATTGATGTTGGAATATTGACAACAGGATTAAGTTCAACTGATAGACAAAGACGACACGATCTTGCAGAATATTTAGCCAAAGTGATATCAAGCCAACCAAAATCTACTATATTTAACtaccaaaaattattaagtgAAACTAAATTAGCTTTTCAATTTCAAGTAACCCGAGATATGTTTGATGATGCTCTTAAAGAAGTGCAAGATTTGGGGCAAATTATAGTTACGGGAAGAACCACAATTCGTAGTATTTAA